One stretch of Streptomyces hygroscopicus DNA includes these proteins:
- a CDS encoding GntR family transcriptional regulator, with the protein MEQSEVQVAMEPPPSCGVPAARRSPRRHSVRGQILDALREALAGGQLIPGEVYSAPVLAERFGVSPTPVREAMQQLAGEGAVEVVPNRGFRVSRRSERDLAELAEVRALLEVPVMLSLAEAIAPERWAGLRPFAEATAAAAMTGDRAAYLESDRTFHQTVLGLAGNQQLVIVADDLHRRAQWPLACGRATRTADLVADAEEHMALLDALAARDLDTVESLTRAHFVPTV; encoded by the coding sequence GTGGAGCAGTCCGAAGTACAGGTGGCGATGGAGCCGCCGCCCTCCTGTGGTGTGCCCGCGGCACGCAGGTCTCCGCGCCGCCACTCGGTGCGCGGCCAGATCCTGGATGCCCTGCGGGAGGCGCTGGCCGGCGGTCAGCTGATCCCGGGTGAGGTGTACTCGGCCCCGGTCCTCGCCGAGCGCTTCGGCGTCTCGCCCACCCCCGTACGGGAGGCCATGCAGCAGCTCGCGGGCGAGGGCGCCGTCGAGGTGGTGCCGAACCGGGGCTTCCGGGTCTCCCGCCGCAGCGAGCGCGATCTGGCCGAGCTCGCCGAGGTGCGGGCGCTGCTGGAGGTCCCGGTGATGCTCAGCCTGGCGGAGGCGATCGCGCCCGAGCGCTGGGCCGGGCTGCGGCCCTTCGCGGAGGCGACGGCGGCTGCCGCCATGACGGGCGACCGGGCGGCCTATCTGGAGTCGGACCGCACCTTCCACCAGACCGTGCTCGGGTTGGCCGGAAACCAGCAGCTCGTGATCGTCGCCGACGACCTGCACCGCCGCGCCCAGTGGCCCCTGGCCTGCGGCCGGGCGACCCGCACCGCCGACCTCGTCGCCGACGCGGAGGAGCATATGGCCCTCCTCGACGCCCTGGCCGCCCGCGACCTCGACACGGTCGAATCCCTCACCCGCGCCCACTTCGTCCCGACGGTCTGA